DNA from Streptomyces sp. NBC_01476:
GGTCTCCTTCGGTGGTGCCGGTGGTTGCGGCGCCAGCTTCGGACGGCCCGGGAACGCTTGACAAGTCCTGTTGCCATGTCGGCAAATACTGCGGGTGACCGATGACGAGGACTTCTCCGGCGTGCTGGCGGCCGTGGGTCCGCGGCTGCGCTCCCTGCGGCAGGCGCGGGGCATCACCCTCGCCGATCTCAGCGAGACCACCGGGATCTCGCTGAGCACCCTGTCCCGGCTGGAGTCCGGCCTGCGCAAGCCCACCCTGGAGCTGATGCTGCCGCTGGCCAGGGCGTACCGGGTGCAGCTCGACGAACTCGTCGGCGCGCCCCCGACCGGCGATCCGCGGATCCACCCGCGCCCGTTCACCCGGCACGGCCAGACCTTCATTCCGCTCACCCGGCACCTGGGCGGCATGCGCGCGTACAAACAGATCATGCCGCCCGCCAAGGACCCCGGCGCGCGCCCGGAACAGGCCACCCACGAGGGCTACGAGTGGCTCTACGTCCTGTCCGGCCGGCTCCGGCTGGCGCTCGGTGAGCACGATCTGGTGCTCACCGCGGGCGAGGTCGTGGAGTTCGACACCCGCACCCCGCACGGCTTCGCCAACCCCGGTCCGCAGGCGGTGGAGTTCCTCAGCCTCTTCGGGACCCAGGGCGAGCGCATGCACGTCAGGGCCCGCCCGGCCGGGGCGTGACCCCTCGGCAGGACCCGGTGGGCGGCAGACCGGCCGCGGATCGGCCGGACGGGCTACGGCGGGCGCGCCCCCGGCGGTACGACGACGGCGGCCGGGTAGACGT
Protein-coding regions in this window:
- a CDS encoding helix-turn-helix domain-containing protein translates to MTDDEDFSGVLAAVGPRLRSLRQARGITLADLSETTGISLSTLSRLESGLRKPTLELMLPLARAYRVQLDELVGAPPTGDPRIHPRPFTRHGQTFIPLTRHLGGMRAYKQIMPPAKDPGARPEQATHEGYEWLYVLSGRLRLALGEHDLVLTAGEVVEFDTRTPHGFANPGPQAVEFLSLFGTQGERMHVRARPAGA